A region from the Lysobacter antibioticus genome encodes:
- a CDS encoding DUF3106 domain-containing protein, translated as MRRTLTSRTFTGRSLSLVFIALALLAAAPAFADDPPAAGRTSAPLPAWEQLTQAQREQLIAPMRDRWNNSPDERQRMFEHARRWQQMTPEERKNARRGMKRWEHMSPEDRGQMRALYAKMHGLDDEGRRALMAKWRAMTPEQRRAWAQANPAPPKPDRPRPPRD; from the coding sequence ATGCGCCGCACCCTCACGAGCCGCACCTTCACGGGCCGCAGCCTCAGCCTGGTCTTCATCGCCCTGGCCCTGCTCGCCGCCGCCCCGGCCTTCGCCGACGATCCGCCGGCCGCCGGCCGCACCAGCGCGCCGTTGCCGGCCTGGGAACAACTGACCCAGGCCCAGCGCGAACAGCTGATCGCACCGATGCGCGACCGCTGGAACAACTCGCCCGACGAGCGCCAGCGCATGTTCGAGCACGCCCGCCGCTGGCAGCAGATGACCCCGGAAGAGCGCAAGAACGCCCGCCGCGGCATGAAGCGCTGGGAGCACATGAGCCCGGAGGATCGCGGCCAGATGCGCGCCCTGTACGCCAAGATGCACGGCCTCGACGACGAGGGCCGGCGCGCCCTGATGGCCAAGTGGCGCGCGATGACCCCGGAACAGCGCCGCGCCTGGGCCCAGGCCAACCCGGCGCCGCCGAAGCCGGACCGGCCGCGTCCGCCGCGCGATTGA
- a CDS encoding NAD(P) transhydrogenase subunit alpha: MSGITIGVASETAVGEKRVALTPETCKKLVARGARVRIERGAGRAASFTDEAYVQAGAELADDAAAALGQADVVLCVQSPDPARLSALREGAALVGLLAPQADAARGEAIVAQRLQAFPLERLPRTTRAQAMDVLSSQAGMAGYKAVLIAGQLTPRFFPMLTTAAGTIRPSKVLIVGAGVAGLQAIATAKRLGAQVEGFDVRPETREQIESLGGKFLDLGVSAAGEGGYARQLTEEERAEQQRRLGEHLKNIDVIVCTAAVPGRPAPKIVTAAMIAGMKPGSVLVDLAAETGGNCELTRPGETIDVNGVTIAGPLNLASSGAVHASEMYARNVFNFVSLFVNDGAVTYDWNDELLAKTVWPERPAAAAPAAA; the protein is encoded by the coding sequence ATGTCGGGCATTACGATTGGCGTTGCGAGCGAGACGGCGGTTGGCGAGAAGCGCGTGGCGCTGACGCCGGAGACCTGCAAGAAACTGGTCGCCCGAGGTGCGCGCGTGCGCATCGAGCGCGGCGCCGGACGTGCCGCCAGCTTCACCGACGAGGCCTATGTCCAGGCCGGTGCGGAACTGGCCGACGATGCCGCCGCGGCCCTGGGCCAGGCCGATGTCGTGTTGTGCGTGCAATCGCCCGATCCGGCCCGGCTGAGCGCCTTGCGCGAAGGCGCGGCCCTGGTCGGCCTGCTGGCGCCGCAGGCCGACGCCGCCCGCGGCGAGGCCATCGTCGCCCAGCGCCTGCAGGCCTTCCCGCTCGAACGCCTGCCGCGCACCACCCGCGCCCAGGCCATGGACGTGCTGAGCTCGCAGGCCGGCATGGCCGGCTACAAGGCGGTGTTGATCGCCGGCCAGCTGACGCCGCGCTTCTTCCCGATGCTGACCACCGCGGCCGGCACGATCCGCCCGTCGAAGGTGTTGATCGTCGGCGCCGGCGTCGCCGGACTGCAGGCGATCGCCACGGCCAAGCGCCTCGGGGCCCAGGTCGAAGGCTTCGACGTGCGCCCGGAAACGCGCGAGCAAATCGAATCGCTGGGCGGCAAGTTCCTCGATCTCGGCGTCAGCGCCGCGGGCGAGGGCGGTTATGCGCGCCAGCTCACCGAGGAGGAGCGCGCCGAACAGCAGCGCCGCCTCGGCGAGCATCTCAAGAACATCGACGTGATCGTCTGCACCGCGGCCGTGCCTGGGCGCCCGGCGCCGAAGATCGTCACTGCGGCGATGATCGCCGGCATGAAGCCGGGCAGTGTGCTGGTCGACCTGGCCGCCGAGACCGGCGGCAACTGCGAACTGACCCGGCCGGGCGAAACCATCGACGTCAACGGCGTCACCATCGCCGGTCCCCTGAACCTCGCCAGCAGCGGCGCGGTGCATGCCAGCGAGATGTACGCCCGCAACGTGTTCAATTTCGTCAGCCTGTTCGTCAACGACGGTGCGGTGACGTACGACTGGAACGACGAGTTGCTGGCGAAGACCGTATGGCCGGAGCGTCCGGCGGCTGCTGCACCTGCGGCGGCGTAA
- a CDS encoding DUF1631 family protein yields the protein MSGHLHGVAQTTRTDPSRVLEEIKRQTLEQLGGLPGTLYAPIEEALKAESLKGDGRNHQYEDQAALWVLRQQQASHVMAFRQQVGLGFEAFRSPASAVGGLGGSPLQLVGEQQLAFDLDGERLTESLEQRYLRPLEMLQGRLKMLSASIGSPTGINPFGPYRLVKAFISVYAETQVTESLRLRLFREYEHELARLLGDLYGRINNLLATAGYGVGLGAPGAPVRAAEERRERNTLDDVFDTVPHRESSTPMHDYNAAMGGYGGESHAAHGHPSGARAPNYGSHDPSQPVSQADVAAMANELAELRSQLHAWREGLVKSGGLPPAHMPQRSMAPRRELRVDEVVGMASLLQPEPPDAYARALAVSGRLGETIRDQLYDGARRLGFNPDQTCFSAEEDDAIDLVALLFDSLFRNHALQDRARRVYARLVMPYVKVALTDNEVFVKREHPARRLLDAITEACEGNDGETPQDRDLLERASSISQRIVSDYNEDLAVFELAHAELDALLAQHRRRIELQEQRAAKATYGRERLGAARGQADAAVRERIGEARLTQAVADFLATPWRHHMVQVLLRENEDPKRRAQALALGDALVMADRLAAENRGRELADQLLALQPIIVQCLASSGLDDSAAQHGMAGLVRALVTPDNERAEHPLPSSAEVEEDVAEERRLYLAAGTTSANHDPLLAERMRQLEPGDWLRLTNTQGETIAVKVAWSSPLTSRFLLVNRRGVRTLVASAEELATLASVGRLVVGAERTAFDEAMRQVRRHLDRVI from the coding sequence GTGTCCGGTCATTTGCACGGCGTCGCTCAGACCACGCGCACCGACCCGTCGCGCGTGCTCGAAGAAATCAAACGACAGACGCTCGAGCAACTCGGGGGGCTGCCCGGCACCCTGTACGCGCCTATCGAAGAAGCCCTGAAGGCCGAGTCGCTGAAAGGCGACGGCCGCAATCACCAGTACGAAGACCAGGCCGCATTGTGGGTCCTGCGCCAGCAGCAGGCCAGTCATGTCATGGCGTTTCGGCAGCAGGTCGGGCTCGGTTTCGAGGCTTTCCGCTCGCCGGCCTCGGCGGTCGGCGGGCTGGGCGGTTCGCCGCTGCAACTGGTCGGCGAGCAGCAACTGGCTTTCGATCTCGACGGCGAACGCCTGACCGAATCGCTGGAACAACGCTATCTGCGCCCGTTGGAGATGCTGCAGGGCCGGCTCAAGATGCTGTCGGCCTCGATCGGCTCGCCGACCGGCATCAATCCTTTCGGCCCTTACCGGCTGGTCAAGGCCTTCATCTCGGTCTACGCCGAAACCCAGGTCACCGAGAGCCTGCGGCTCCGCCTGTTCCGCGAGTACGAGCACGAACTCGCGCGGCTGCTCGGCGACCTCTACGGCCGCATCAACAACTTGTTGGCGACCGCGGGTTACGGCGTCGGTCTGGGCGCGCCCGGCGCGCCGGTACGCGCGGCCGAAGAACGGCGCGAGCGCAACACGCTCGACGACGTATTCGACACCGTGCCTCATCGCGAGTCTTCGACGCCTATGCATGATTACAACGCCGCGATGGGCGGCTATGGCGGCGAAAGCCATGCCGCTCACGGTCATCCGAGCGGAGCGCGAGCGCCGAACTACGGCAGCCACGATCCGTCGCAGCCGGTCTCGCAGGCCGACGTCGCGGCGATGGCGAACGAACTGGCCGAACTGCGTTCGCAGCTGCACGCCTGGCGCGAAGGCCTGGTCAAGTCCGGCGGGCTGCCGCCCGCGCACATGCCGCAGCGCTCGATGGCGCCGCGGCGCGAGTTGCGCGTCGACGAAGTCGTCGGCATGGCCTCGTTGCTGCAGCCCGAGCCGCCGGACGCCTATGCCCGTGCGCTGGCGGTGTCCGGACGCCTGGGCGAGACCATCCGCGACCAGCTCTACGACGGCGCGCGCCGGCTCGGCTTCAATCCCGACCAGACCTGCTTCAGCGCCGAGGAAGACGATGCGATCGACCTGGTCGCCTTGTTGTTCGACTCGCTGTTCCGCAACCACGCCCTGCAGGACCGCGCGCGCCGCGTCTATGCGCGCCTGGTCATGCCTTATGTGAAGGTCGCGCTCACCGACAACGAAGTGTTCGTCAAACGCGAACATCCGGCGCGGCGCCTGCTCGATGCGATCACCGAAGCCTGCGAAGGCAACGACGGCGAGACGCCGCAGGACCGCGATCTGCTCGAGCGCGCCTCGTCGATTTCGCAGCGCATCGTCTCGGACTACAACGAAGACCTCGCGGTGTTCGAGTTGGCCCATGCCGAACTCGACGCCTTGCTGGCCCAGCACCGGCGCCGCATCGAATTGCAGGAACAGCGCGCGGCCAAGGCCACCTACGGCCGCGAGCGCCTCGGCGCGGCACGCGGCCAGGCCGATGCGGCGGTGCGCGAGCGCATCGGCGAAGCGCGCCTGACCCAGGCGGTCGCCGATTTCCTGGCCACGCCCTGGCGTCATCACATGGTCCAGGTGTTGTTGCGCGAGAACGAAGATCCCAAGCGCCGCGCGCAGGCGCTGGCGCTCGGCGATGCCCTGGTGATGGCGGACCGCCTCGCCGCCGAGAACCGCGGCCGCGAGTTGGCCGACCAGTTGCTCGCGCTGCAGCCGATCATCGTGCAGTGCCTGGCGAGTTCCGGCCTCGACGACAGCGCCGCCCAGCACGGCATGGCCGGCCTGGTGCGCGCCCTGGTGACGCCGGACAACGAACGTGCCGAGCATCCCTTGCCGAGCTCGGCCGAGGTCGAGGAAGACGTCGCCGAGGAACGCCGGCTCTATCTCGCCGCCGGCACCACCTCGGCCAATCACGACCCCTTGCTGGCCGAACGCATGCGCCAGCTCGAACCCGGCGATTGGTTGCGGCTTACCAACACCCAGGGCGAAACCATCGCGGTCAAGGTCGCCTGGAGCAGTCCGCTGACCTCGCGTTTCCTGCTGGTCAACCGCCGCGGCGTACGCACGCTGGTCGCTTCGGCGGAGGAGTTGGCGACGCTGGCCTCCGTCGGCCGTCTCGTGGTCGGCGCCGAACGCACCGCGTTCGACGAAGCCATGCGCCAAGTGCGCCGGCATCTGGACCGGGTGATCTGA
- a CDS encoding nitroreductase family protein: MQPNDLDLLRALDNRRSVPAKQLSGPGPDESTLQRMLRSAVRVPDHGKRVPFRFLVLRGDDRHVLGERVAARGIELFPEAGPSAVEKDRTRFSHAPIIVAVIARLGPDEKIPEFERTLTAGCVCFALLQAAQAFGFGAVWLTGWPAYDEQVKQWLGLAAEERITGFIHIGTPKLEAPERDRPDPADLTQIWSPA, from the coding sequence ATGCAACCCAATGATCTCGACTTGCTGCGCGCGCTAGATAACCGACGTTCGGTGCCGGCGAAGCAACTTTCCGGCCCCGGACCGGACGAATCGACGCTGCAGCGTATGTTGCGGTCGGCCGTGCGCGTGCCCGACCACGGCAAGCGCGTGCCCTTCCGCTTCCTGGTCCTGCGCGGCGACGACCGCCACGTGCTCGGCGAACGCGTCGCCGCACGCGGCATCGAACTGTTTCCCGAGGCCGGTCCCAGCGCCGTAGAGAAAGATCGCACACGCTTTTCTCACGCGCCGATAATCGTCGCGGTGATCGCCCGCCTGGGACCGGATGAAAAGATCCCCGAGTTCGAGCGCACCCTCACCGCCGGCTGCGTCTGTTTCGCCCTGCTGCAGGCGGCGCAGGCCTTCGGCTTCGGCGCGGTCTGGCTGACCGGTTGGCCGGCCTACGACGAGCAGGTCAAGCAATGGCTGGGCCTGGCCGCCGAGGAACGCATCACCGGCTTCATCCATATCGGCACGCCCAAGCTCGAAGCGCCCGAGCGCGACCGCCCGGACCCGGCCGACCTGACCCAGATCTGGTCGCCGGCCTGA
- a CDS encoding 5'-3' exonuclease, whose protein sequence is MTIAPRTPLYLVDASLYVFRAWHSIPDEFQDAEGWPTNAVHGFARFLLELIERERPRHIAIAFDEALDSCFRNALYPAYKANRDPAPEALRRQFGHCKALCSALGLPVLAHVEYEADDLIGSALASMRTHGYRGVIVSADKDLSQLLDGHDEQWDFARGQRWTAEGVPARHGVLARQIADYLALTGDAVDNIPGVPGIGAKTAAALLGHFDTLDALLARVEEVPFLRVRGAASAAARLREHRAQALLCRQLTTIAVDAPLGDSSGHFVRGQADAAGLVELCDRLRFGPMTRRRLHEAVGLDFATSQVPS, encoded by the coding sequence ATGACTATCGCGCCGCGCACTCCGCTTTATCTGGTCGACGCCAGCCTCTACGTCTTTCGCGCCTGGCATTCGATCCCGGACGAGTTCCAGGATGCCGAGGGCTGGCCGACCAATGCCGTCCACGGCTTCGCCCGCTTCCTGCTCGAGCTGATCGAACGCGAGCGGCCGCGCCACATCGCCATCGCCTTCGACGAAGCCCTGGATTCGTGCTTCCGCAACGCGCTGTACCCGGCCTACAAGGCCAACCGCGACCCGGCTCCGGAAGCGCTGCGCCGCCAGTTCGGCCACTGCAAGGCCTTGTGCAGCGCGCTCGGCCTGCCGGTGCTGGCCCACGTCGAGTACGAAGCCGACGACCTGATCGGCAGCGCCCTGGCCTCGATGCGCACGCACGGCTACCGCGGCGTGATCGTCTCGGCCGACAAGGACCTGTCGCAATTGCTCGACGGCCACGACGAACAGTGGGACTTCGCCCGCGGCCAGCGCTGGACCGCCGAGGGCGTGCCGGCGCGGCACGGCGTGCTGGCGCGACAGATCGCCGACTATCTGGCCCTGACCGGCGATGCGGTCGACAACATCCCCGGCGTGCCCGGCATCGGCGCCAAGACCGCCGCCGCCCTGCTCGGCCACTTCGACACCCTCGATGCCTTGCTGGCACGGGTCGAGGAAGTGCCGTTCCTGCGCGTGCGCGGCGCCGCCAGCGCGGCCGCGCGCCTGCGCGAGCACCGCGCCCAGGCTTTGCTGTGCCGGCAACTGACCACGATCGCGGTCGACGCCCCGCTCGGCGACAGCAGCGGCCACTTCGTGCGCGGCCAGGCCGACGCTGCCGGCCTGGTGGAACTGTGCGATCGCCTGCGTTTCGGGCCGATGACCCGTCGCCGTCTGCACGAAGCGGTCGGGCTCGACTTCGCGACGTCACAGGTTCCGTCGTAG
- a CDS encoding NUDIX hydrolase: MTPADHGHSDRHPPGHDAERVETLYDGQWLRMMRRGHWEYAERTHGKGMAVIIVAVTPQDRILFVEQYRVPLAARTIEMPAGLVGDDHAHDTLESAASRELVEETGWEPARVEVLLTGPTSAGMSSERIAFVRATGMRKVGDGGGVDGEDILVHEVPRADAPAWLMRKQAEGFELDLKLWAGLWMIERNPDGTSAQ; the protein is encoded by the coding sequence ATGACGCCAGCCGACCACGGACACTCCGACCGACACCCCCCCGGGCACGACGCCGAACGCGTCGAGACCCTGTACGACGGCCAGTGGCTGCGCATGATGCGCCGCGGCCATTGGGAGTACGCCGAACGCACCCACGGCAAGGGCATGGCGGTGATCATCGTCGCGGTGACGCCGCAGGACCGGATCCTGTTCGTCGAGCAGTACCGCGTCCCCTTGGCCGCACGCACGATCGAGATGCCGGCCGGCCTGGTCGGCGACGACCACGCCCACGACACCCTCGAATCGGCGGCGAGCCGCGAGTTGGTCGAAGAAACCGGCTGGGAGCCTGCCCGCGTCGAAGTGCTGTTGACCGGCCCGACCTCGGCCGGCATGAGCAGCGAACGCATCGCCTTCGTCCGCGCCACCGGCATGCGCAAAGTCGGCGACGGCGGCGGCGTCGACGGCGAAGACATCCTCGTCCACGAAGTCCCGCGCGCCGACGCCCCGGCCTGGCTGATGCGCAAACAGGCCGAGGGTTTCGAGCTCGACCTCAAACTGTGGGCCGGTCTGTGGATGATCGAACGCAACCCGGACGGCACATCCGCTCAATAG
- a CDS encoding putative phage abortive infection protein encodes MANESVVEQTPWLVTHLSKILVSLVVIAAAAGTIAIGLYAFNFGGSFSEEKSAWAEFGDYVGGTLNATFAFLALIALALTLRVQSIELKLSTEELRRSAKALDEQNKSLATQTFENTFFQLIRLHNDIVSSLDLRSAGQVTIQGRDCFSVFRKRLMNEMLKLRRGDYHPDEDEGFHTCYEEFWKQNEQNLGHYFRHLYRIYKFLDESDITNKNSYSGIVRAQLSSSELTLLHYNGISKYGEKFKPLIEQYAILKNMSDLGLIGLPQDRDTYSKNAYGK; translated from the coding sequence ATGGCAAACGAATCCGTAGTCGAACAGACCCCATGGCTTGTCACGCACTTATCGAAGATTCTTGTATCTTTAGTCGTCATCGCTGCAGCAGCAGGAACCATTGCGATAGGACTATATGCGTTTAATTTCGGAGGATCGTTCAGTGAAGAAAAATCAGCCTGGGCGGAATTCGGTGACTATGTAGGAGGCACCTTAAATGCCACATTTGCCTTCCTCGCCTTGATTGCACTCGCGTTAACCCTTCGAGTCCAAAGCATTGAGCTAAAATTATCTACGGAAGAGCTACGGCGATCAGCCAAGGCGCTTGACGAGCAAAATAAATCTTTGGCGACTCAGACTTTCGAGAACACATTCTTTCAGCTGATACGACTTCACAACGACATTGTTTCCAGCCTAGATCTCCGCAGTGCTGGGCAGGTTACCATTCAAGGAAGGGACTGCTTCTCGGTATTTCGTAAGCGCTTGATGAATGAAATGCTAAAACTCAGACGTGGGGACTACCATCCTGACGAAGACGAAGGGTTCCACACCTGCTACGAAGAGTTCTGGAAGCAAAACGAACAGAACCTTGGACACTACTTTCGGCACCTCTATCGAATCTACAAGTTTCTCGACGAAAGCGACATAACAAATAAAAACAGCTACTCTGGAATCGTTCGAGCACAGCTCTCAAGCAGTGAGCTTACGCTCCTGCACTACAACGGCATCAGTAAATATGGGGAAAAATTCAAGCCCCTAATTGAACAATATGCAATCCTAAAGAATATGAGCGATCTAGGGCTAATAGGCCTGCCACAAGATCGAGACACCTACTCAAAAAATGCATATGGCAAATAA
- the pip gene encoding prolyl aminopeptidase, whose amino-acid sequence MRTLYPEIEPFDTGTIQVDDRHTLYYEQCGNPDGKPVVLLHGGPGAGCSPKMRRFHDPAKYRIVLFDQRGSGRSTPHADLVDNGTWELVADIEKLRAKLGIDRWQVFGGSWGSTLALAYAETHPQQVTELVLRGIFMLRRWELEWFYQEGASRLFPDAWEHYVNAIPLVERHDLISAFHRRLTSEDEKTRLDAARAWSVWEGATSFLHVDDDFVSGHEDAKFALAFARIENHYFVNGGFFEVEDQLLRDAHKIADIPGVIVHGRYDVVCPVQNAWELKKAWPKAELTITPASGHSAFEDENVDALVQATDRFA is encoded by the coding sequence ATGCGCACGCTCTATCCCGAGATCGAACCCTTCGACACCGGCACGATCCAGGTCGACGACCGCCACACCCTGTATTACGAACAGTGCGGCAACCCCGACGGCAAGCCGGTGGTGCTGCTGCACGGCGGCCCCGGTGCGGGTTGCAGCCCGAAGATGCGGCGTTTCCACGACCCGGCCAAGTACCGCATCGTCCTGTTCGACCAGCGCGGCAGCGGCCGTTCGACCCCGCATGCCGACCTCGTCGACAACGGCACCTGGGAGCTCGTCGCCGATATCGAAAAACTGCGCGCCAAGCTGGGCATCGACCGTTGGCAGGTGTTCGGTGGTTCCTGGGGCTCGACCCTGGCGCTGGCCTATGCCGAAACCCATCCGCAGCAGGTGACCGAGCTGGTCCTGCGCGGCATCTTCATGCTGCGCCGTTGGGAACTGGAGTGGTTCTACCAGGAAGGCGCCTCGCGCTTGTTCCCGGATGCATGGGAGCACTACGTCAACGCGATCCCGCTGGTCGAACGCCACGATCTGATCAGTGCCTTCCATCGCCGCCTGACCAGCGAAGACGAGAAGACCCGTCTCGACGCCGCACGCGCCTGGAGCGTATGGGAAGGCGCGACCAGCTTCCTGCATGTCGACGACGATTTCGTCAGCGGCCACGAAGACGCGAAGTTCGCGCTTGCCTTCGCCCGCATCGAGAACCATTACTTCGTCAACGGCGGCTTCTTCGAAGTCGAAGACCAGTTGCTACGCGACGCGCACAAGATCGCCGACATCCCGGGCGTGATCGTGCACGGCCGTTACGACGTGGTCTGCCCGGTGCAGAACGCCTGGGAACTGAAGAAGGCCTGGCCGAAGGCCGAGCTGACGATCACCCCGGCGTCCGGGCATTCGGCGTTCGAGGACGAGAACGTCGATGCGCTGGTGCAGGCGACGGATCGGTTTGCCTGA
- the prmC gene encoding peptide chain release factor N(5)-glutamine methyltransferase translates to MNSPSDPHHDTGAERIDAALCWARALIGRGEAELLLAHALERPRSWLFAHDDHVMDATVAQRYRRLVERRVAGEPVAYLLGQRGFWRFDLAVTPATLIPRPETERLVELALSLLPEDRDLTIADLGTGSGAIALALAFERPRARVIAVDFSADALEVARANAASLQLGNVEFRHGDWFAPLAGERFDLIASNPPYIEDDDVHLQQGDLRHEPRSALASGADGLDAIRVIARDAPAHLQPGGWLLIEHGWEQGAAVRALLTQAGLVDAVTERDLEERDRVSLARKPGA, encoded by the coding sequence ATGAATTCCCCCAGCGACCCCCATCACGACACCGGCGCCGAGCGCATCGACGCTGCGCTGTGCTGGGCACGGGCGTTGATCGGCCGCGGCGAAGCCGAGCTGCTGCTCGCGCATGCACTGGAGCGGCCGCGCAGTTGGCTGTTCGCCCACGACGACCACGTGATGGACGCGACCGTTGCGCAACGCTACCGCCGTCTGGTCGAGCGTCGCGTCGCCGGGGAACCGGTGGCTTATCTGCTCGGGCAGCGGGGCTTCTGGCGTTTCGATCTGGCGGTGACGCCGGCGACGCTGATCCCGCGTCCGGAGACCGAGCGCCTGGTCGAACTGGCCCTGAGCCTGCTTCCCGAAGATCGCGACCTGACGATCGCCGACCTCGGCACCGGCAGCGGTGCGATCGCCCTGGCCCTGGCTTTCGAGCGGCCGCGCGCGCGGGTGATCGCGGTCGATTTCAGCGCCGACGCGCTCGAGGTCGCGCGCGCCAACGCGGCCTCGCTGCAACTGGGCAATGTCGAATTCCGGCACGGCGACTGGTTCGCGCCATTGGCCGGCGAACGCTTCGATCTGATCGCGAGCAACCCGCCGTACATCGAGGACGACGACGTCCACCTGCAGCAGGGCGACCTGCGTCACGAACCGCGCAGCGCGCTGGCTTCCGGCGCCGACGGGCTGGATGCGATCCGCGTCATCGCCCGCGATGCGCCCGCGCATCTGCAGCCGGGCGGTTGGCTGCTGATCGAACACGGCTGGGAGCAGGGCGCGGCGGTGCGCGCCTTATTGACCCAGGCCGGCCTGGTCGATGCGGTCACCGAACGCGACCTGGAAGAACGCGACCGCGTCAGCTTGGCGCGCAAGCCCGGCGCCTGA
- a CDS encoding PKD domain-containing protein, with protein MPKSNQHLPSRLHSTGATARTFSRALPAFIALALAAVAPTAAAAESAIFGGGPFYSGGQTVINDLRNSGFTTVFLWSVHIEANGDLVYNDIPIVKNGAYTGSDADWPARLASLKTAPTSVKRVEVSIGAWGVPDFERMANLANGTAAGCGTTIVCGTGSTSILYRNFQALKTATGADAVNFDDESHYNVADTTKFGQMLVGLGYKITFAPYTNTSFWRGVKDNLGSSVDRIYLQVYDGGAGNDPASWNTAMGMTVMPGLWTKHGTGCTAGDSPAQVQTRMAGWKTSAGISGGFLWLYDDIQKCWAQGTTAQYAAAINNAVSGNTAPVANFGVSVNGLTANFSDSSTDSDGTIASRSWNFGDGGTSTATSPSRTYASAGNYTVSLTVTDNGGATHTKTQTVSVGSGNVNLALNKPATGSSACNSNESPAKAVNGSVSGGNTDKFCSLAASAWLQVDLGSAQTVSSFVVKHAGAGGESTSWNTKAFTIQTSTNATSWSTPVTVTANTASTSTHSISATSARYIKLNIGTPTQNGDPATRIYEFEVR; from the coding sequence ATGCCGAAGTCGAACCAGCACCTACCGAGCCGCCTCCACTCCACCGGCGCCACGGCCCGAACGTTCTCGCGCGCGCTGCCGGCCTTCATCGCGCTGGCGCTGGCCGCCGTCGCGCCGACCGCGGCCGCCGCCGAGTCGGCGATCTTCGGCGGCGGCCCGTTCTATTCCGGCGGCCAGACCGTGATCAACGACCTGCGCAATTCCGGCTTCACCACGGTGTTCCTATGGAGCGTCCACATCGAGGCCAACGGCGATCTGGTCTACAACGATATCCCGATCGTCAAGAACGGCGCCTACACCGGAAGCGATGCCGACTGGCCGGCGCGGCTGGCTTCGTTGAAGACCGCGCCGACCTCGGTCAAGCGGGTAGAAGTCTCGATCGGCGCCTGGGGCGTGCCCGACTTCGAACGCATGGCCAACCTGGCCAACGGCACCGCCGCCGGCTGCGGCACCACCATCGTCTGCGGCACCGGCAGCACCAGCATCCTTTACCGCAATTTCCAGGCGCTGAAGACCGCCACCGGCGCCGATGCGGTCAACTTCGACGACGAAAGCCATTACAACGTCGCCGACACCACCAAGTTCGGCCAGATGTTGGTCGGGCTCGGCTACAAGATCACTTTCGCGCCGTATACCAATACGAGCTTCTGGCGAGGGGTCAAGGACAACCTCGGCAGCTCGGTCGACCGCATTTACCTGCAGGTCTACGACGGCGGCGCCGGCAACGACCCGGCCAGCTGGAACACCGCGATGGGCATGACCGTCATGCCCGGCCTGTGGACCAAGCACGGCACCGGCTGCACCGCCGGCGACAGCCCTGCGCAGGTGCAGACCCGCATGGCCGGCTGGAAGACCAGCGCCGGCATCAGCGGCGGCTTCCTGTGGTTATACGACGACATCCAGAAGTGCTGGGCGCAGGGCACGACCGCGCAATACGCCGCCGCGATCAACAACGCGGTCAGCGGCAATACCGCGCCAGTCGCGAACTTCGGCGTCAGCGTCAACGGCCTGACCGCGAACTTCAGCGATTCCTCGACCGACAGCGACGGCACGATCGCCTCGCGCAGCTGGAACTTCGGCGACGGCGGCACCTCGACCGCGACCAGTCCGAGCCGCACCTACGCCAGCGCCGGCAACTACACCGTCAGCCTGACCGTGACCGACAACGGCGGCGCGACCCATACCAAGACCCAGACCGTCTCGGTCGGCAGCGGCAACGTCAACCTCGCCCTCAACAAACCCGCCACCGGCTCGAGCGCGTGCAACAGCAACGAGTCTCCGGCCAAGGCGGTCAACGGCAGCGTGTCCGGCGGCAACACCGACAAGTTCTGTTCGCTGGCCGCTTCCGCCTGGTTACAGGTCGACCTGGGTTCGGCGCAGACCGTCAGCAGTTTCGTGGTCAAGCACGCCGGCGCCGGCGGCGAATCCACCTCGTGGAACACCAAGGCCTTCACCATCCAGACCTCGACCAACGCCACCTCATGGAGCACCCCGGTCACGGTGACCGCGAATACCGCCAGCACCTCGACTCATTCGATCAGCGCGACCTCGGCCCGATACATCAAGCTCAACATCGGCACCCCGACCCAGAACGGCGATCCGGCGACGCGGATCTACGAGTTCGAGGTGCGTTGA